cagaactgaactcctggagGGAGAGTGCTGTTGTTTGTACAAACATTATGCAAAAACTACAAACATGAGAAATTTCAAGaaacttccagaaatgataaagacTAAACAACAAATAACTCCTGATGGTGGGACTGAAGTGGCAACCTAAAGCATGTCAGCCAGCAATGCAAAGTTTTATACCTCACTGAACGCAGTGAAGCTTGCAGCAATACTATTGTTCTAGCAAATAATGATTCATCTAATCAACAATATAACCATTCAGACTGGGAAATTATATAAAGTGATGCCTAACTGATCAAAAACAGCATGCCAGACCAGGATTTGAACTTGCCTCCTGCAAACAGGCTTTATCTGAGTATGTTTTGTGGCCTCTCTTCACAGTTTCAATTTTGTCAAAAATCTCTTTCCTACCTGTTAGACTTCACAGATCTGCTGCATACCTCACTGGGCTTGCACTCCAAGCAGAAAGGAGGAATGACTTAGAAAAGACAAGGGGTTAATTTCATATTGATTCTTTAAACATGTTGCAGGATGTGCTCTGGTTTTTCCTACTGTGCCTGGATAGCTCTGTCAGTATGATTATTGCATGGAAAATGTATGATTCTGGATCTGAGTTATGGCCTGGCTCTTTGGTTTAATCAAACAAGAAATTTAAAAAGCAGTGCACACTTTGTTGCAGAATTAAAGCTCGAGTTCTGATTAAAAACAGCCCATGTAAGTACTTAATCAGTTTTGAATGTTATTATACTtataaaaactgaaatgtaattgTGTTAAGTGATCTCATCTTTAAAAATTATAGAAATTGTGGACCTATATTATAAGAAAGTACTTGATTTAGCAACTGAGTAAAAATTTTGATCTGCTGTTTTTCATATTCATGAAACAGCTTACTATGTATTTTCATGAACGTGAGAAGGGTTCTAGATGTACTCACATCAACATCTttaaaaaaacgtgtagaaaatatgactttcaataagGTTGCTCACTTTGCATAACACATTTTAGCACATGCTGAGTGACTTTTTTCTATTAGTTTATAGCCACTTCCAAATGGTTCtaataaaactgttttattttcttgATGTTGACAAATAACATCTAGCAGAACTACCTCTTAAGTTACTAGTAATGTATGAACTAGAAAGAGGCTGagtcttttatttttcatttttagatCTGACAATGCCCATCTGTGATAGAAACCAATAATATAAAGATATAACTGTTGCATGCCTTCCTCAATTATATCACCAACATACACTGTGTGATGAACAGCTAGAAACTTACCAGAGACCATGTTGATTTTGTTCTCTTATGTGaagattttaataataaattatggaatatcatctctatTACTTGTTCTATCATATcactcacactccccccccccttttttttttttacaaatattgctCAGCAAAATATCTTTGTTTATGAAACGTATTATGTTCCTTAGttaatacaattttttaacataaatCTCCTTTAATAAGTATAGTTTGCATTTTAATAACATGTAAAAACAATTTTCATCTGttatacacacacaataaaaatCTAGTACATTATGACTGAGCCTTATGTTGCTTTTTGAAATGATTGACAAGATAGCGTTTCTGTCTGAAAGACATACCACAGACTGAACAGCAATATGGCTTATCCTTTGAATGCACGAATTTATGCCTCTGCAGCTCTCCAGACACACGGAATTCTCTACCACAAATATCACATGCACAGGGACGCTCACCTGTGTGTGTCATTTTGTGCACGAGTAACTCCTGACGTCTTCTAAAATGTCtttcacagaaattacaattatatggaAAGATATCAGTATGCGTTTTGGCATGCATATAATGAGATGCTTTAGAACTAAAGCGTTTACCACATATAGCACAAATAAATGGACGTTCCCCAGTGTGAGTTCGTCTGTGGTCATCACAAGTTGCTTTAGCAGCAAACAAAGTACCACAAATATCACACTTGAAGTTCTTGACACGTGCATGGACATCTCTAAGATGACGAGTCAAGCCTCCTGAATCACGGAAACCTTTCCCACAAATGTGACATGTAAAAGGGCGCTCATCAGTATGAATTCGCAAATGCCGTAGGAAACTATCTTTTTGGAAAAACACTTTTTCACAGTCACTGCAACGAAAGGACTTTTTATCTTTCTTCTTCACATCATGTCTTTCTATTAAGCCCAtaattggattttgttttgttgctGCACCATTTTGATTTAAAATATCTTCTTCAGCATCAGACTGTAAGTTCAGAGGTGCTCCCAGGTCTGGGCTCTCTCCTTTGTCACATTTCCTTTGTTTCTTGGATTCTACTATCTTATTATGCTCAGAGTTGCACAAATTAAGCATTTCTTTGTCTCTAGAATCTTCTGTTATTGTTTGCTGAATGTCCATCTCCATTTCAGGGCAGTCAGAGTTTGAggtatttattttgttaaaatcaGTGGCAGCTACAGTGCTTCCTGTATTTTGAACTGCATCATTTCTCGTCTGGCATTCATAACCATTATTTGTTTCACTTATAATATCAGTGGTATTTTCTATTCTGCCGTGACAGGACTTCTGCATAATATATG
This Schistocerca nitens isolate TAMUIC-IGC-003100 chromosome 1, iqSchNite1.1, whole genome shotgun sequence DNA region includes the following protein-coding sequences:
- the LOC126258921 gene encoding zinc finger protein 41-like isoform X2 — protein: MQTTIVECHRSVTPDEDATSDQFHQLCRFCAKKNSCMMPIFRGQGLTDDLPSKIKAYVPVEVSEDDTLPLQICSPCVQCLTMWHEFITGCLKADENLRVTYQEILKAKAGRDGSKSVSEERDNQQIAEAGTPVQQQDKMSLSTVEMTNENEADTTPETGSNERCNTYCPDSHSFEVRGTNVISDTFKKRSNIENENKIALEGNVCLRRPIEKDNVKSYIMQKSCHGRIENTTDIISETNNGYECQTRNDAVQNTGSTVAATDFNKINTSNSDCPEMEMDIQQTITEDSRDKEMLNLCNSEHNKIVESKKQRKCDKGESPDLGAPLNLQSDAEEDILNQNGAATKQNPIMGLIERHDVKKKDKKSFRCSDCEKVFFQKDSFLRHLRIHTDERPFTCHICGKGFRDSGGLTRHLRDVHARVKNFKCDICGTLFAAKATCDDHRRTHTGERPFICAICGKRFSSKASHYMHAKTHTDIFPYNCNFCERHFRRRQELLVHKMTHTGERPCACDICGREFRVSGELQRHKFVHSKDKPYCCSVCGMSFRQKRYLVNHFKKQHKAQS